The sequence CCACCCGCAGGTCGCGCACCAGCGCCTCGGTACTCACGAGCCAGCCCCAAGACAACGGCCGACGCCCGCCCGCAACACCGTGCGCAGCCGCTCGGCGTCCTCGCCCAGTGCCGCCGCCACCTCGTAGCCGCGTGCCAGGTCGACTTCGCCGATCGGCCGCCAGTTCAGACCAAGCTCACCCGCTTGCGTGACCGAGCAGAGCAGCAGGTCCGCCGAAGCGATCACCTCCGCGGCCGCCGCGGTAAGCGAGCCGGCCACGGCGACCTGCGCCGGCTGGAGCCCGACCGCGTCCCGGACCCGCAGTACCCGGTCCCGGACATGCGGGACATCGTCCTCCGGCTGGATCCACACCCGCCGCCGCGGGCCACCGGAGCGGCCCGCCCGCAGCGTCTCCAGGTGCACGATCCGCGCCCCCGACGGCGCCACCCCGGCCACGCCGAGCGGCACCGCCCACACGCCCTCCTCGGCCGGGACGGCGGTGAGCGCCGCCCGCACCTCGCTCGTGCGGACGAGTTCGGCCCGCTCCCCCGGCTCGGCGGCACGAAACTCCAGGTGGACCTCGAACGCACGCGCTTCGGCGGCGAGTTCGGCGAGCTCCCGCACCCCGCAGGTACCCGGCACCGCCACGCGCATCGGCCGCAGCCGTGCGCGCTGGGCGTCGTGCTCCAGCGAGTCGGCCAGCCGGACCAGCCGCTGCGCCGTGGGCAGCACGTCGCGCCCGAACGCCGTCAGCCGTGCCCGGCGGGTGGAACGGTCGAAGAGCCGTTCGCCGAAGTGGCGTTCGAGCGCGGCGATCCGCCGGCTCGCGACCGGCTGCGGGATGCGCGCGAGTGCCGCGCCCGCCGTGAAGCTCCCCGTCTCGCTCACGCTCACGAACGCCCTGCAGCCGCCGACCAGGTCCACGACCTCACTCTATGCGATTCCGGCATCAATCGGCACGTTTCCGTCTTGGACAGCATGAGCGAACGCGGTGAGACTGCGGATGTCGATCAAGACCGGAAGGAAGCACCGTGCCGTTCCCCCACGTCCGGTGGGCCGCGCTCGCCGCGCTGGCCCTCGTCCCGCTCACCGCGTGCGCCGCCGAAACGCCGGCTCCCGCAGCACCGCCGTCGACGTCCGCGGTCGCGCCGGCACCGCGGCCGGACTTCGCGCCGCTCGAACGCGAATTCGACGCGCGCCTCGGCGTGTACGCGATCGACACCGGCTCCGGCCGCGAGATCGCCCACCGGGCCGACGAGCGCTTCGGGTACGCCTCGACGCACAAGGCGTTCTCCGCCGGGGCCGTCCTCCAGCGCACGAGCATGGAAGGGCTGGCGAAGGTGCTGCCCTACACCCGCGCCGACGTCCAGCCGAACTCGCCGGTCGGCGAAAAGCACGTCGGCACGGGCCTGTCCTTGCGCGACGCGATCGACGCGGCGCTGCGCTACAGCGACAACACCGCCGCCAACCTGCTGTTCCGCGAGCTGGGCGGCCCGGCGGGGCTGGCCGCCGCGCTGCGCGGGATCGGCGACACGACCACGCACGTCGACCGGATCGAGCCAGGCCTCAACGACCTGGCCCCGGGCGACGTCCGCGACACGAGCACCCCACGCGCAATGGCGGCCGACCTGCGCGCGTTCGCCCTCGGCACGGTGCTGCCGGCGGCTCAGCGGACGTTCTACACCGACACGATGCGCGCCAACCGCACCGGCGACGCGGTGATCCGCGCGGGCACCCCCGCCGGCTGGACGGTCGCCGACAAGACCGGTACCGGCGAATACGCGACGCGCAACGACATCGCGGTCGTCTGGCCGCCGGGCCGGGCGCCGATCGTGCTGGCGGTGATGTCCGACCGGAAGACCGAGAACGCCGAGCACGACGACCGCCTGCTCGCCCAGGCGGCGAAGCTCACCCTCGACGCCTACCGCTGACCGCCCGGGCGCGACGCGAAGGTCGCGAATGACTCATTCGCGACCTTGCGGCAGCGCGCGGAAGATCCGGGCCACCTCGCCTTCGACCTCGTCGAGCCACCGCACGCGGGTGTCGGCACCGGCGTCGGCCAGCACCCGCAGCACGAGCCGCCAGACCTCCGGCTCGCCGAGGTACGGGGCCAAGCAGCGCCGCCAGATCGCGTCGAGCGGGTCGCCGAACAGCGTCCGCTCGCGCTCTTCGGTCGTGTCGGACGTGTTCACCACCAGCAACCGCCGCAGGGAAAGCAACGACTCGGGCGCGCCACCCGCGGCGGAGAGGCGGTACGCGACACCCGGGACGAGGATCCGGTCGAGCCAGCCGCTGAGGATCGCGGGCGGCTTGCCCCACCAGTTCGGGTGGACCGCGACCAGCCCGCCCGCGTCGCGCAGCTCCTCGCGGTGGCGCCGCACCAGCGGGTCCGGTTCGGCGGCGAGGAACTCTTCCGCCCGGGTCCCGCTGGTGTAGGCCTCTTCCGCGGTCAGCACCGGGTCGAAGCCCTCGGCGTACAGGTCGTGGAACCGCACCGGCACCCCGGCCTGCTCCAGCGCCGCGACGACGCGGTCGGCGAGCGCGTGGTTGAAGCTCCCGGGCCGCGGGTGCGCGAGCAGCACGACGACCGGTGCGGTCATCCCGTCATCGCCACCAGGATGCGCCGCTTGCCGGTGAACGGCTCGCGCCCGTGGGCCATCAGCATGTTGTTGATCACCATGATGTCCCCACTCTGCCACGGGAACGCGTAGCTGACCTCGTCGTAGACCTCGCGGATCTTCGCCAGGTCGTCGACCGGGATCGGGCTGCCGTCGGCGAAGTAGGCGTTGCGCGGCAGGTCGGCCTCCGGGTACAGCTCCAGCAGCGCCTCGCTCACCTCCTCGCCGAGGCTCGAGACGTGGAAGAGGTTGGCCTGGTTGAACCACACGGTGTCCCCGGTGTGCTCTTCCACCACGAACGACGGCCGGACGTGCCGGGTGCGCAGGCCGTCCTCGGTCCATTCGAACGTCTGGCCGTTGCGCGTGCAGTAGTCCTCGACGACCGCGCGGTCCTCGGTCTGGAACGCCTCCTGCCAGGTCAGCCCGAGTCCTTCGCGGAACGCTCGCGTGTAGACGACGCCGCCCGCGAACCGCTCACGGAGGTCCTCGGGCAGCAGCCGGTACATCGCCCGGCTGTCCGCGATCGGTGTCGCTCCACCGGTTTCCGCGGCGGTGTCGCACAGGAAGAACAGGCGCGCGGGCCAGCTCGCCGAGTACGAGTTCTCGTTGTGCATCGGGATCGACTCGGCCGGCGGGTACTCCGTCGAGGTGTAGATGTTGCCGGCGACGTTCGAGCGCGGCGTCGAGCGCTCGGTGTAGGTCAGCAGCGCCCCGCCGATCGTCTCGGTGACCCGGTTGAACAAGTCGAGGTCGGCGGGCAGGCCGCGCAGCAGGATCGCGCCGTGATCGCGCAGGTGCTCCCGGACCTGCGGCAGCTGCGCCTCCACGGCCGCGAAGTCCGCGGCCGGGAAGACGGCGATCTTGGTGTGCTCGTTGCCCTGCAGCTGCCCCAGCGGCGCCGCGAGATCGGCGGTCATGACTCCTCCAGTACGAATCGGACAAGCTTCGCGGCTTCGGCGTGCAGCGCGGCCAGGTCGTCGACGTCGGCGAACCCGGCGACGAGGACGTTCACGGCGTAGATCTCCTGGTCGTCGCTGAGCACCTGGCCGGGGGAAACGATGGTGACGACGTCGAGGACCTCCGGCAGGTCCGCGACTTCCGCGGTGCCCTCGACGCGCACCAGCCGCCCGGTGCCTTCGGCGTAGACGACCAGGTAGCCGACCGGCACCGGCAGCCCGATCCCGCGCGCGGGCGGCGGGGTGCCGAGGGCGAGGGAAACGACTTCGGCGGTGACGTCGATGCCGGTGGCCAGCCGCAGCAACGCCGGTTGCGCTCCCCCGGCGGGACGTCCGGCGTTGACCTCGACGACCACCGGCCCGAGCGTGGCGTCGTCGATCACTTCGACGTGCGCGCACGTCGAGTCCAGGCCCAGGGCCAGCACGGCGGCGGTCGCGGCCTCGGTGATCAGCCCGGCCCGTTCCTCCGTCAGCCCGAACGGCGGGCAGACCATGCCGAGCTCGAACTTACGCTCGTCGATCAGCGGTTTGCCGACCACCGTGACGGGTTCGGCGGCGCCGTCGCGGACGAGCACGTCCACCGCGTACTCCGGGCCGTCGAGCAGGCTCTCGACGAGGAACACCCGCAGCGGGTCGAGCGGGCCCGGCAGCGGGCGGTGGTAACGCGCGTCGGAGTTCTCCGGCAGCCGCGTGGCCAGCAGCTGGTAGGCCGCGACCAGTTCGTCCACAGTGGACACCGTGCGGACGAGCGTGCTCGCGGCGCCGTTGACCGGCTTCACGATCGCCGGGAGACCGACCTCCGCGGCGATCGCGGGCGCCTGCGCCGGATCGGCGAACAACGCGGCCCGTGGCCCCGGCAACCCGGCCGCGGCCAGCGCCTGCCGGACGGCGAACTTGTTGTGCGCCAGGGTGAACACGTCCGCCGGGCAACGCGCGACGCCGAGCAGCTCGGCGATCCGGGCGGTGCTCGCGATGATCCCCTCCGCCGCGGTCAGCACCGCGGCGGGCTCCCGGTCGCGGAGCGCTTCGGCCACCGCGGGCGCATCCCGGACGTCGTCGACCACGACGAAGCCGTCGACCTGGTACTCTGGCTCGCCGTCGGCCAGGGGCTCGGTGACCAGCTCGGCCCGCCACCCGGCGGCCCGGACGGCGGCCGCGAAGTCCGCGATCCACTGGCCGTGCGTTTCCCGCACGATGAACGCGGTCTTCACGCGACCTCCAACCGGATCAGCTTGCTGGCTTCGGCGTGCAGCGCGGCGAGGTCGTCGTGGTCGGCGAACCCGGCGACGACCAGGTTGACCGCGTACGTCTCCTGCTCGTCGGTGAGCACCTGACCGGGGGAAACCGTCGTGACGACGTCGACGACCTCCGGCAGCGCGGCGACCTCGTCGAGGCCGCCGATGCCGGTCAAGGTGCCGGACCCGGACGCGTACAGGATCAGCATGGCCAGCGGGATCGGCAG is a genomic window of Amycolatopsis lexingtonensis containing:
- a CDS encoding LysR family transcriptional regulator, encoding MDLVGGCRAFVSVSETGSFTAGAALARIPQPVASRRIAALERHFGERLFDRSTRRARLTAFGRDVLPTAQRLVRLADSLEHDAQRARLRPMRVAVPGTCGVRELAELAAEARAFEVHLEFRAAEPGERAELVRTSEVRAALTAVPAEEGVWAVPLGVAGVAPSGARIVHLETLRAGRSGGPRRRVWIQPEDDVPHVRDRVLRVRDAVGLQPAQVAVAGSLTAAAAEVIASADLLLCSVTQAGELGLNWRPIGEVDLARGYEVAAALGEDAERLRTVLRAGVGRCLGAGS
- the bla gene encoding class A beta-lactamase; its protein translation is MPFPHVRWAALAALALVPLTACAAETPAPAAPPSTSAVAPAPRPDFAPLEREFDARLGVYAIDTGSGREIAHRADERFGYASTHKAFSAGAVLQRTSMEGLAKVLPYTRADVQPNSPVGEKHVGTGLSLRDAIDAALRYSDNTAANLLFRELGGPAGLAAALRGIGDTTTHVDRIEPGLNDLAPGDVRDTSTPRAMAADLRAFALGTVLPAAQRTFYTDTMRANRTGDAVIRAGTPAGWTVADKTGTGEYATRNDIAVVWPPGRAPIVLAVMSDRKTENAEHDDRLLAQAAKLTLDAYR
- a CDS encoding NAD(P)H-dependent oxidoreductase produces the protein MTAPVVVLLAHPRPGSFNHALADRVVAALEQAGVPVRFHDLYAEGFDPVLTAEEAYTSGTRAEEFLAAEPDPLVRRHREELRDAGGLVAVHPNWWGKPPAILSGWLDRILVPGVAYRLSAAGGAPESLLSLRRLLVVNTSDTTEERERTLFGDPLDAIWRRCLAPYLGEPEVWRLVLRVLADAGADTRVRWLDEVEGEVARIFRALPQGRE
- a CDS encoding TauD/TfdA family dioxygenase, with translation MTADLAAPLGQLQGNEHTKIAVFPAADFAAVEAQLPQVREHLRDHGAILLRGLPADLDLFNRVTETIGGALLTYTERSTPRSNVAGNIYTSTEYPPAESIPMHNENSYSASWPARLFFLCDTAAETGGATPIADSRAMYRLLPEDLRERFAGGVVYTRAFREGLGLTWQEAFQTEDRAVVEDYCTRNGQTFEWTEDGLRTRHVRPSFVVEEHTGDTVWFNQANLFHVSSLGEEVSEALLELYPEADLPRNAYFADGSPIPVDDLAKIREVYDEVSYAFPWQSGDIMVINNMLMAHGREPFTGKRRILVAMTG
- a CDS encoding ATP-grasp domain-containing protein is translated as MKTAFIVRETHGQWIADFAAAVRAAGWRAELVTEPLADGEPEYQVDGFVVVDDVRDAPAVAEALRDREPAAVLTAAEGIIASTARIAELLGVARCPADVFTLAHNKFAVRQALAAAGLPGPRAALFADPAQAPAIAAEVGLPAIVKPVNGAASTLVRTVSTVDELVAAYQLLATRLPENSDARYHRPLPGPLDPLRVFLVESLLDGPEYAVDVLVRDGAAEPVTVVGKPLIDERKFELGMVCPPFGLTEERAGLITEAATAAVLALGLDSTCAHVEVIDDATLGPVVVEVNAGRPAGGAQPALLRLATGIDVTAEVVSLALGTPPPARGIGLPVPVGYLVVYAEGTGRLVRVEGTAEVADLPEVLDVVTIVSPGQVLSDDQEIYAVNVLVAGFADVDDLAALHAEAAKLVRFVLEES